The DNA sequence GACAGCTGACTTTAATGCATCCTTTGCGTCTTCAGCTTTGCTTGAAAGATATTCGGATGCAGCCATTGACAGCGCTGCGGCAATTCCTGTAATTAGACCTGCCAGTGCAATAAGCCTGGTATTGGCTAGTGCAAATGAAAGCCCGGCTAATGTGCCCGTAAGTTCTACAAGCGCATCGTTAAGACCCAAAACAACTGAGCCCACATATTGAAGGTGTTCTTCTTCAAGCAGAATGTATAATTCTTTTTCATGAGCGTGCTCATCTTTTATTAATTTCTTTATTTCGGGAATTATATGTTCAAGTGATTTATACGATGCTTGAGCCTGTTCCTCGCCTCGTTCCATTAATTTTATGCCAAAAGTTAATCCAAAGAGGCGTGATATGATATAATATTTAATTATCTTCCATCTGTCTGGCTTTACGTCAGAATGAGTATACCCTTTCCAGAACTCATAATGTTTTTTTTCGTCTTCAGCCACTTTTTTCAATATGCGGGCATTATGGTGATTCTTAATATTAGAAGCTAAAAGATTGTAAATATGGTATTCGGTTAATTCACTTTTTTGGAACTTAATTATTGTCAGAATGGTTTCAGGGGTTAAGTGCTTTTGCATCGGTGTACCCTAAATTTCTATAATATCATAGACAATATTGAAAGAGATGAGGCATTGAAGGACAGCTTTAAGCGGCATTCCTCTGGTGAATTTGATGAGAAAGTCATTGGATACATCACTGAACTGCCAGCTACTCCCTTCTACCAGGATTTTACCTGAGTATTCCAGTGAATCGGCATCATACAGGATTACTTCTTTAATGTTTGTGCTCATACTAAAAACTCCTCCGGTACTATGCTTTTGATGTGCTAAACACTGGCTATTGCCAGAACAAACATATTACATTGCTCCTCAACCAGTACCATGTCATGAACTTATTTTAAGGATTGATACATGATTTTGGATGAAGATATATTCTTCAGTTTTTAAGTCTAAATTAGAATGATAGTGCATGTTTAAGCCACGAATGATGCTAACTATACTCAGTAAAATTAGATAAATGCAATGTTGTGGACAATTCAAACAAAATCGTCATAATTATCAAGTGTTTTTATATTTCCACGCTGTTTTCTTTCAATTATTTCTTTTAAAGCTGTCCTGGCTTCATCGCTAATAAATGGATTTTCATTTATGATGGCATCACGAACACAGTCTATGGATTTTTCCGTACCAATATGTTTTAAGCCCTGTAGCGATAGCATCTTGCAGTCCTCATCGTCAATCGAAAGTCCTTGTTGTAATAACTTTTCAGTATCATCACCAGGGAAATATGAAGCAAGCTGTAGCAAGCGCTTTTTGACTATAAGCGGAGCATTATCAAAGTTTTGGAGTAATTGCATTGCGGTCATGCAGTCGATAGTTTGTGCAAGTGCATAGATAGCATTTGATTTTATAATAGGGTAATATTCATTCATTATTACATCAGTTAATGGCTTGCTACTCATTTTATTTTTAAATGCACTCAATGCTCGAGCACATGCTTCAACAAATTGTGGGTTGGGATCAGAAAGCCCCTGTATTAGTGGTTCAATGGCACGCTTGTCTTCAATAATGCCCAGTGCCCGTGCAGCAAAAATACGAAGGCTTGTAAGTGGCGAATTCATCATCTGTATAAGTTTTGGTACAGATGACTTTTTGTATCGTATAAAAAGCGGCATCATCTCGTTAATGGGAAAAATGTTTCCATCATTTATTTGATTAAAGAGAGGTTCAATAGTTAGCTCACCAATGTTTATTAACGCATCAATTGTAGTTATTATTATCTGCCTGTTTTCATGATTTACAAATGGCATAAGGTGGTTGATTGCGTCAGGTTCACGTAATTTGCCCAATAATTGAATTATGTATGATAGTTGCTGGATGTCGCGCGTGGTTGTCAGAAGGTTAATTACTCTATCAAGTTTTGGTGAAGCAATTTTTGAAAGGATTTGAATTATATCTTGGCTGTTGCGCGATGATTGCATTAAGTGTTGTAGTAATGGTTCAATTGCAGGTTCGCCAATATGTTCCAATATCCACTGTGCAGTTTCCCTTACAAGGTTGCTGTCATCATACAGACAATGAATAATTTCATTTATGGTATTTGAATCTTCATGGCCAACTTTCACAAGTGACCATGCTGCAGTTTCACGTACTTTTTCGTCTTCATCTTTTAACAGGGATATTAATGGTTTTGTTGCATGAGGGTTTTTGCATATTCCCAAACAAAACGCTGCTGATTCACGTATAACAGGATTTTTGTTCGATAGTTCCTGAATAAGAGCCGGCTCCGCAAATTCTCTCATTTCACATAAAGCCCAGATAACACTGTCGCGTATCTGTTCGTCAGGGTGTGAAAGAAGAGTAATTAATGGAAGGATAGCTTCATGTTTGAATTCTATTATTTCTTCAAATGCCTTATTACGAATGATATCATCCCCTGTTTTTATATTTTCAATTATCTGTTCAATTGTACGAGATGGATTAGGATTGGTCATATAGTTTAATTGCCTTAAGTATGAAAGCTTAGATGATTATAGACAACACCTTGCTTGAAATATACAGTGAAAATACATTATTTTCAAAATTAATAGTTGCAATATTCAAATAACTGTATTTTACTAAATGTAGGTGCATGTTATACTGTAAGTCATTGTAAAAGTAAAGAAATAATACAAACTATCGCTATTGTGCTGTTTTTATTCCATGAATAGGTATTTAACGCTCACAGTATATATATGCATAACAAACTTATAACATACAATTGCCGATATATAAAATAATCTCTATAGAATAATTTAGAATTGACAATCTGTTATACAGTTATTTAGGAATACATACCGAAAGTTAAGTAAAATTTAATACTACGTAATACGTCATGTAGTGTAAAAGGAAATGTAATGGCAACAAAGAAAAAGAGCAAGACTACAAAAACAAAAAAAGGCTCATCAAAGAAAAGTACAACGGTTACTTCATCTTCCAGGGCGCCTTATATATTGATTATAATGGCAATGGCTGCAGGATTGCTCTTTCTACTTTCATTGCAGTCTGATTCTATAAAGAGCTTCATTGCAAAAAAAACAGAAGAGAAAAAACAAAATACTATACTACCTTCATCTAACGAAATGAACAAAGAAAAAAAACAGGTTGAAAATACGTCAGTAGTTGCTGATAGCAAAAATAAAAATACACAGGAACTATCGCCTCAAAAAAAACAATTGGAAAAAGAAAAGCCGTTAATTCAAGCAAAGATTTATTTTTTATTTTATAACGAAAAAGCTGATAAAATTGAATTGCGGCCGGTGACTCGTAATGTGGATTCAAGAATTCCGGTAAAAGCTGCACTTGAAGAATTAATAAAAGGTCCAACAAAAGATGAAGAAAAAAAAGGATACGTGACAGCTATACCTCCCACACTCAAGGTTATTGATGTTTCCATCATTAACAATATAGCATTTATTAATTTCAACAGAGCAATTGAAGAAGGTGCGGCAGGTAACATCATGCTCAACCGCCTTGACCAGATTATATATACTGTCACCCAATTTGATGCTGTTGATGGGATACATATATTAGTTAATGGGCAGCGCAAGCGTTTCCTTGGCCCTGATGGCATATCAATTGCAGGACCTTTGAAACGGCATTAAATTGTATGGTTACTTCACAATGTTAGAAGTAGAAATAAAATCTCGATGTGATGACCTGGATGCAATAAAAAATGCAATTGTTGATCTGGGTGGAGTGTATATTTCTACTGAGCTGGAAGAAGATTGCTATTTTAATCATCCATCACGTGATTTTGGAAAAACAGATGAGGCATTACGCATAAGAAAAGTAAATGATATGATCTTCTGCACTTATAAAGGGCCAAAGTTAGGTGGAAAAACAAAAACCCGTTTTGAAAAGGAAGTGCAGATACATGATGCTGAGGCTATGCAGGAGATATTGCAGAAGTTGGGTTTTGTATTGTATGGGAAAGTTCAGAAAAAGCGTGATGTGTATTTATTAAATGAAGTAACAATCTGTTGCGATGAAGTAAAAGGGCTTGGAACATTTGTTGAACTTGAGATGATAAGCAATAATCGTGAGGAAGCTGAAAAACGACTCTTTGCACTGGCACAGAAATTGGGCCTTTCTGAGTTTATTACTTCTTCATATTTAGAAATGGTAAAAGGAGGATAAGATAATGTACAAGAGAGTAGTTTCTTTGTTATTTGGCATCTTTTTAATTGTCCAGCATACTGTTGTTTTTGGCAATGAGGTCGTAAAGCAAAAGATAATTGCTTTTGAACAGTCTGTTCCCTGGTCAGATGTATATGATTCATTTAAATCAAGGCAAAAATCATGGCATCAGGATGTAATGGCAGCTTCTTCACCGCAGGAATTGGGTACACTTCTTGTTGAGTTTCATGGTTTCATTATTAAAGATAAGTTAGGTGATGAATGGGACAGGGTAAAGCCTCAATGGGTAGCTAAAGCTGGGAATGCAACCACATATGATGTGGTTGCGGACTGTTTACAACAGCTTCAGAATTATTACTTTCAACGGGTGAAGCAGGATGGCAGCGATGTAAAAAAGGATATTATAACCTTTGAGCAATTTGTACCATGGGAAGATGTCAAAGAGGGTTTTAAATCCCGTCAGCAGGGTTGGCATTATGATGTTATGAATGCAAAAACACCACAACAGTTGGGGTTACTGCTACTTGAATTTCATGATTGGATATATCCTCAAAAGTTTTCAGGTGAATGGGCAGTGATAAAGCCTGCATGGATTAAAAAGGCAAAAAATACCTCAACCTGGCAGGATGTGAAAGATCTTTTAAAAGAATTACAGTGGAATTACAGAAAGGGAAAATGACTATTTTGAATATTTGCCTGAAAAATAATCCCACGGTTGTTATAACGTGGGATTATTTTTTTAATTATATGGATACGTTATTTTAACGTATATGATTCAAAGTCGGGATATCCTTCAATGCCATGTTCAGAGATATCCAGCCCAATTAGTTCTTCTTCTCGAGTAACTCTAATGCCCATGGTTGCATTAATTATAACCCAGATAACCCAGCTTACTATAAATACAAAGCTACCTACTGCAACTACACCAACCAGTTGATTAGCAAAAGAACCTATGCCACCACCATAAAATAATCCTATAGGTGGTTGTCCGCTTCCGCCAGCATACGGTGCAGCTGCAAAAAGGCCAACTGCTAAAGTACCCCACACACCATTGACCAGATGTACCGAAAGTGCACCTACAGGGTCATCAATACCCCATCGGTCAAAGGCAAGTACAAAAACTACCACCAATATTCCTGCTATCCCGCCAATGATGATTGAAGCTCCGGGAGTAACCCATGCACACGGAGCAGTAATGGCAACAAGACCTGCTAATGCGCCGTTAAGTATCATTGTAAGATCAGGTTTTCCAAGTGCAAGCCATGCAGTTATGGTAGCAGTGAGTGTGCCAGTTGCTGCTGCAAGGTTAGTGGTTACCGCAATACGCCCGATATCAGAAGCATTTGCAGCCATTGTAGAACCAGGGTTAAAGCCAAACCAACCAAACCACAGCACAAATACACCTAATGTTGCAAGTGGAAGGCTGTGCCCTGGTATAGAATTAACACTGCCATCAGGATTGTATTTACCAATGCGTGGGCCAAGAACCAGTGCACCTGTCAATGCTGCCCATCCGCCAATGGAATGTACAACAGTTGAACCGGCAAAATCCCAAAACCCACGTTGAGCAAGCCATCCACCGCCCCACACCCAGTGTCCTGCAATAGGATAGATGATGCTGGTCAGGATGAACGAAAATATGATGAAGGCCAAGAATTTAATTCTACCGCCAACTGCACCTGATACTATGGTTGCTGCAGTTGCACAGAATACAAGCTGGAAGAAAAATTTAGCATACAGTGGCACTCCTGTCCAACTCAAAGCAGAGTATACTCCCTGGTAACTATCGCCTGTTGCGGGGCTGTTATCTGCGCCACTGAGCATAAACATCCCTTTCCAGCCCATAAATCCGTTGCCATCACCAAACATCAATCCCCAACCAATAAACCAGAAAGCAATTGATGAGATAGCAAATACAACAAAGTTCTTTGCCGATATATTAACAGCATTCTTTGCTTGCTGTAGACCTGCCTCAACCATCGCAAACCCTAAGTTCATGAAGAACACAAGGAATGCAGCAAAAAGTACCCACAGTGTATCTGCAATTACCTGCATAGTAACTGAATTTGCCTGTAGTTGTGTAGTTGTAGTGTCTTCCTGTGCAAATGAAATGGTTGCACACAGCAACACCACGCCAATTATTCCTAATATTTTTACAAGCCTCATAGATTCCTCCTAAATTTCATAGTATAGTGCATACTCCCACGGATGTGGTCTCAGAGCTATCTGGTCAATTTCATGCAACCGTTTGTGAGCAATATAGCTTTCAATCAAATCAACAGTAAATACGTTGCCTTTCATCAAAAAGGAACAGTCACGCTCAAGGCCGTCTATTACCTCTTTCAGGGTTCCAGGAGTATTGCGTATATTCCTTTTTTCATGGGGCGATAGCTCATAGATATCCTCATCAATGGGGTCAGGTGGCTCAATCCTGTTTTCAATGCCGTCCATACCTGCCATGATAATAGCTGCAAATGCCAGATACGGGTTGGCTGAAGGGTCAGGACACCTGAACTCTATGCGTTTTGCTTTCTCACTGGTGCTATACATTGGAATTCGCACAGCTGCTGAGCGATTCCGTGCAGAATAGACCAGGTTGATAGGTGCTTCATATCCGGGAACAAGCCGTCTGTAGGAGTTTGTTGTGGGAGCACAAAACGCTAAAACTGCCTCAATATGAGCAAAGATCCCACCAATGAAGTAGCGTGCATAGTCACTTAAATCTGCATATTTTCCAAAATCATAGAAGATATTTCTGTTCTCTTTCCACAAGCTCACATGAACATGCATTCCTGAACCATTATCCATGAAGATTGGTTTGGGCATAAATGTAACAGTTTTGCCATAACGGTGCGCCACGTTCTTAATGATATACTTATAGTTGACTAGTGTATCGGCCTGGCGTACAAGTTCATCAACCACCAACCCAATCTCAGTCTGCCCTGCAGTTGCAACTTCATGGTGGTGAAGATTTACCTGAATGCCACACGATCGCAGTACCTCCACCATTTTAGAACGCAGGTTATGGAGCTGATCGTGTGGGGAAGTAGGGAAATACCCCTGTTTATAAGGGATTTTGTACCCTAAGTTTTTTTCGCCTTTTGCAGAGTTCCAGCTTGCTTCAGAGGAGTCTACCTCATAGTATGCCTTATTCTGCGATTGTTCATATTTGACATTGTCAAAGATAAAGAATTCAGGCTCAGGCCCAAAGTATGCCATGTCGGCTATACCGGTTGAGCGTATATATTCAATTGCCTTTTCACCCACATATCGGGAATCCTTGGTATATCGCCTTCGTGCAACAGGGTCAATGATATCGCACAAAAACGATAATGTCCTGTGATCAAAGAATGGATCAATGAATGCAGTATTGGGGTCAGGTCGCATGAGCATGTCGCTTTCATGAATTGACTGGAATCCACGTATAGATGAACCATCAAAACCTGTACCCACTGCAAACAACTCTTCATCAGCTTTGTCAGCTGTGATAGTATAATGGTGAAGTCTGCCAAACAGGTCAGTGAACTTAAGATCAAGAAATTCAATGTTGCGCTCTTTTATTATCTTAAGTATATCTGATATGGAGGTGTGTTTTGTATGACCATTAACTTGATAGATGGGGTCAAAAATAGCTTCCATAATTTACCTCCTTAATCTAACTCCTTTTTTACCGGCAGAGACTTCCTTTCATCTAATATCTTAGTTAAATCCACGCCTGTTGCAGTCTTGATTTGCTCTATAAAAGATATAACGCTAGAAGTGACATCACCCACATGCTTTGGTATGCCGCCATCTCCCATAACAACAAGTTTTTCCACTTTAAGGTTGTCCTTGAGTACTGTAGAAACGCTATCAACTATGTTTGGCAAAAGATGCAGCATGAACAGTTCCTTGGTATTGCCGTTTTGCCATTCAGCACGCATCTTGCTCACAGCTTCAGCCATTGCAATACCCTGTTCCTTCAAATACGATGATTGACCCATGGCTTTGAGTTCTTGTGCTTTCTTTTCGGCTTCTGCTGGAATTATCACTTCAGCTGTGTATTTCTTTGCATTAACATCTTTTTTTAATTCTTCTACTTCGGACAGATGCTTAAGCTCAGCCAATTTCTTTGCAAATTCTGCTCGTACTTCCTTTTGGTAAGTTGATTCATTAAGCAGCGCTTTGCGTTCTCTAAAATTGTTTTCATACTCCTCAATTGCTATTTTAGATTGAAATTCAACATCACTTGCTTTTTTCCTGGCATTGTACTCAACAATCTTTGCTTCAGCTTCAGCTTCGGCTTCTTTGATGCGTGCATCACGCTTAACAATTGCATTTCGCTGACGT is a window from the Spirochaetota bacterium genome containing:
- a CDS encoding VIT1/CCC1 transporter family protein — protein: MQKHLTPETILTIIKFQKSELTEYHIYNLLASNIKNHHNARILKKVAEDEKKHYEFWKGYTHSDVKPDRWKIIKYYIISRLFGLTFGIKLMERGEEQAQASYKSLEHIIPEIKKLIKDEHAHEKELYILLEEEHLQYVGSVVLGLNDALVELTGTLAGLSFALANTRLIALAGLITGIAAALSMAASEYLSSKAEDAKDALKSAVYTGIAYIVTVMLLIIPYFLASHYLIALVFTVAIALLIIFFFNYYIAIAKDLDFKKRFIEMALISLGVACISFAIGFVIKKYIGIDV
- a CDS encoding HEAT repeat domain-containing protein, coding for MTNPNPSRTIEQIIENIKTGDDIIRNKAFEEIIEFKHEAILPLITLLSHPDEQIRDSVIWALCEMREFAEPALIQELSNKNPVIRESAAFCLGICKNPHATKPLISLLKDEDEKVRETAAWSLVKVGHEDSNTINEIIHCLYDDSNLVRETAQWILEHIGEPAIEPLLQHLMQSSRNSQDIIQILSKIASPKLDRVINLLTTTRDIQQLSYIIQLLGKLREPDAINHLMPFVNHENRQIIITTIDALINIGELTIEPLFNQINDGNIFPINEMMPLFIRYKKSSVPKLIQMMNSPLTSLRIFAARALGIIEDKRAIEPLIQGLSDPNPQFVEACARALSAFKNKMSSKPLTDVIMNEYYPIIKSNAIYALAQTIDCMTAMQLLQNFDNAPLIVKKRLLQLASYFPGDDTEKLLQQGLSIDDEDCKMLSLQGLKHIGTEKSIDCVRDAIINENPFISDEARTALKEIIERKQRGNIKTLDNYDDFV
- a CDS encoding GerMN domain-containing protein → MATKKKSKTTKTKKGSSKKSTTVTSSSRAPYILIIMAMAAGLLFLLSLQSDSIKSFIAKKTEEKKQNTILPSSNEMNKEKKQVENTSVVADSKNKNTQELSPQKKQLEKEKPLIQAKIYFLFYNEKADKIELRPVTRNVDSRIPVKAALEELIKGPTKDEEKKGYVTAIPPTLKVIDVSIINNIAFINFNRAIEEGAAGNIMLNRLDQIIYTVTQFDAVDGIHILVNGQRKRFLGPDGISIAGPLKRH
- the cyaB gene encoding class IV adenylate cyclase, translating into MLEVEIKSRCDDLDAIKNAIVDLGGVYISTELEEDCYFNHPSRDFGKTDEALRIRKVNDMIFCTYKGPKLGGKTKTRFEKEVQIHDAEAMQEILQKLGFVLYGKVQKKRDVYLLNEVTICCDEVKGLGTFVELEMISNNREEAEKRLFALAQKLGLSEFITSSYLEMVKGG
- the amt gene encoding ammonium transporter, giving the protein MRLVKILGIIGVVLLCATISFAQEDTTTTQLQANSVTMQVIADTLWVLFAAFLVFFMNLGFAMVEAGLQQAKNAVNISAKNFVVFAISSIAFWFIGWGLMFGDGNGFMGWKGMFMLSGADNSPATGDSYQGVYSALSWTGVPLYAKFFFQLVFCATAATIVSGAVGGRIKFLAFIIFSFILTSIIYPIAGHWVWGGGWLAQRGFWDFAGSTVVHSIGGWAALTGALVLGPRIGKYNPDGSVNSIPGHSLPLATLGVFVLWFGWFGFNPGSTMAANASDIGRIAVTTNLAAATGTLTATITAWLALGKPDLTMILNGALAGLVAITAPCAWVTPGASIIIGGIAGILVVVFVLAFDRWGIDDPVGALSVHLVNGVWGTLAVGLFAAAPYAGGSGQPPIGLFYGGGIGSFANQLVGVVAVGSFVFIVSWVIWVIINATMGIRVTREEELIGLDISEHGIEGYPDFESYTLK
- the glnA gene encoding type I glutamate--ammonia ligase — its product is MEAIFDPIYQVNGHTKHTSISDILKIIKERNIEFLDLKFTDLFGRLHHYTITADKADEELFAVGTGFDGSSIRGFQSIHESDMLMRPDPNTAFIDPFFDHRTLSFLCDIIDPVARRRYTKDSRYVGEKAIEYIRSTGIADMAYFGPEPEFFIFDNVKYEQSQNKAYYEVDSSEASWNSAKGEKNLGYKIPYKQGYFPTSPHDQLHNLRSKMVEVLRSCGIQVNLHHHEVATAGQTEIGLVVDELVRQADTLVNYKYIIKNVAHRYGKTVTFMPKPIFMDNGSGMHVHVSLWKENRNIFYDFGKYADLSDYARYFIGGIFAHIEAVLAFCAPTTNSYRRLVPGYEAPINLVYSARNRSAAVRIPMYSTSEKAKRIEFRCPDPSANPYLAFAAIIMAGMDGIENRIEPPDPIDEDIYELSPHEKRNIRNTPGTLKEVIDGLERDCSFLMKGNVFTVDLIESYIAHKRLHEIDQIALRPHPWEYALYYEI
- a CDS encoding SPFH domain-containing protein is translated as MENYLANIDWALVISVAIIAIAAILIFIKVNLKICEPNEILIFSGRKRKLPSGEVVGYRVIRGGYGLRVPLLERVSRLSLSIIPITLEIEGALSNGMIPLSIVAIAHVKIASKEGGGLENAVERLLGKPSSEIETIAKNTIEGVLRGVIATFTPEEANYQRLELEKKVFELAKDELMKLGFTLDSVKIEEIKDSQGYLDAVGRQRNAIVKRDARIKEAEAEAEAKIVEYNARKKASDVEFQSKIAIEEYENNFRERKALLNESTYQKEVRAEFAKKLAELKHLSEVEELKKDVNAKKYTAEVIIPAEAEKKAQELKAMGQSSYLKEQGIAMAEAVSKMRAEWQNGNTKELFMLHLLPNIVDSVSTVLKDNLKVEKLVVMGDGGIPKHVGDVTSSVISFIEQIKTATGVDLTKILDERKSLPVKKELD